In one window of Salvia miltiorrhiza cultivar Shanhuang (shh) unplaced genomic scaffold, IMPLAD_Smil_shh original_scaffold_259, whole genome shotgun sequence DNA:
- the LOC131003699 gene encoding uncharacterized protein LOC131003699 — protein sequence MVVELFKDKEGFTTKIGAHMEPELQRKVIACLRRNADVFAFTTADLKGIDRELAEHRLNVDPTIKPVKQKTRHFGTGKDAAIREQIQALLEAGHIIEVQYPDWVSNAVMVEKKANTWRMCVDYRDLNAACPKDCYPLPRIDQLVDATSGCELLSMMDAYQGYHQVKMYKNDVIKTAFAVCAGIFAYVSMPFGLKNAGATYQRMMDRIFKDQLKENVSVYVDDMLVRSTEARRHADDLEEIFSVIRRHKLMLNPAKCTFGVQSGKFLGYKVTPEGIEVNADKVRAIIDMTAPRNVKEIQTLNGRITALSRFISRSAERSLPFFKFLRKESRFEWSSECQQAFEDLKEYLKGLPVLTKPIPGEPLYLYTSVEVESLSAVLVREEGGTQKPVYFVSKIIQGAEIRYTAVEKTAYAIMITARKLRPYFLSHKIIVRTALPFQQILGRPDLAGRMVKWAIELGEYDVAFEPRTTIKAQALADLIQETTRWPLRGPWTAQVDGSVTKEGCGVGIYIESPEDGTYQFAIKFEDKLSNNEAEYEAVIRAAHILKELRADTAIIKTDSQLVAQQLRGECEVRDDRMRAYYDRMQQLKEKFEELKIIQVPREENRRADLLARMASAVEQSWNDEITLLFEPKKSPGTQVCAVEVGNDWRVPIIHFLRTGERMEGDTAKYARYENFCLINNQLYKRSFTNPFLKCLSAEEAEFALKEIHQGCCGNHAGYKDLTRKIIRAGFYWPGIDRDTKAYVKKCESCQRHAPRINVPGEEMGVMYSAYPFDKWGIDIVGKLPTAPGGKCFLIVAVDYFSKWVEAEAVTRVDETTVEKFIWKNICCRYGVPRVLISDNGAQFTSQRIEDFCSRMDIEQRFVSVAHPQANGQVELANRTICEGIKKRLERSRGRWAEELDTVLWALRTSPKTATGEAPFTLVYGSNAVIPAEVRLESHRICTYDPVQNEELRRLELDLIDLKREEAQVKAAKYKSIIKAGYDKKVKQRRFQKGDLVLKRADALKATGKFEANWEGPYIITEVLKGGAYHLSDQEGGVLERPWNINHLKKFYV from the coding sequence ATGGTTGTTGAGCTTTTCAAGGATAAGGAGGGATTTACCACCAAAATCGGGGCACATATGGAGCCAGAATTGCAAAGAAAAGTAATAGCTTGCCTGCGCAGAAACGCTGACGTATTCGCGTTCACTACGGCGGACCTGAAAGGAATCGACAGAGAGCTAGCCGAGCATCGTTTGAACGTGGACCCCACGATCAAGCCAGTCAAGCAAAAGACGAGACACTTCGGTACTGGAAAGGATGCTGCTATTCGAGAGCAGATACAGGCGTTATTAGAAGCGGGACATATCATAGAAGTGCAATACCCGGACTGGGTGTCAAACGCTGTCATGGTGGAAAAGAAGGCTaatacttggaggatgtgtgtggactatCGGGACCTCAATGCAGCCTGTCCAAAGGATTGTTACCCATTGCCACGGATTGACCAGTTAGTAGACGCAACATCAGGATGCGAACTTTTGTCAATGATGGATGCTTACCAAGGATACCATCAGGTTAAGATGTATAAGAACGATGTTATTAAAACAGCATTCGCAGTCTGCGCAGGGATCTTCGCATATGTGAGTATGCCATTTGGACTAAAAAACGCTGGGGCTACTTACCAGAGAATGATGGATAGAATCTTCAAAGATCAATTGAAAGAAAATGTGTCAgtctatgtagatgacatgctggTACGCAGCACTGAAGCACGCAGACATGCGGACGACTTGGAGGAAATCTTCTCGGTGATACGAAGACACAAGCTCATGCTCAATCCGGCTAAATGTACCTTCGGGGTGCAGTCGGGGAAATTCCTGGGATACAAGGTTACGCCTGAGGGGATAGAAGTGAATGCAGACAAAGTTAGAGCTATTATTGACATGACGGCGCCGCGAAACGTCAAAGAGATACAAACATTGAACGGACGAATAACTGCACTAAGTCGGTTCATATCGAGGTCAGCAGAAAGAAGTCTGCCCTTCTTCAAATTTTTGAGAAAGGAAAGTCGATTCGAGTGGAGTAGCGAGTGCCAGCAAGCCTTTGAGGACCTCAAAGAATATCTCAAAGGACTACCCGTCTTGACCAAACCGATACCGGGGGAACCACTATATCTATACACTTCGGTGGAGGTAGAATCTTTGAGCGCTGTGCTAGTGCGGGAGGAAGGGGGTACGCAGAAACCAGTTTATTTCGTGAGCAAAATCATCCAAGGAGCGGAGATCAGATACACCGCAGTGGAAAAAACAGCTTATGCtatcatgatcacggcaagaaagttgCGCCCATACTTTCTGTCACACAAAATTATCGTCAGAACAGCGTTGCCTTTTCAACAAATCCTGGGGAGGCCAGACCTCGCAGGGAGAATGGTAAAATGGGCCATTGAGCTGGGCGAATATGACGTGGCGTTCGAACCGCGTACAACCATTAAGGCACAGGCCCTAGCTGACCTCATTCAAGAGACCACGAGATGGCCGTTGCGAGGACCATGGACGGCGCAGGTCGACGGTTCCGTCACCAAAGAGGGGTGTGGAGTCGGAATATACATTGAATCGCCAGAAGATGGAACCTACCAGTTTGCGATCAAGTTTGAGGACAAGCTGTCAAATAACGAGGCAGAATACGAAGCAGTGATAAGGGCTGCCCATATCTTGAAGGAGCTCAGAGCAGACACAGCAATAATCAAGACCGATTCGCAATTGGTAGCCCAGCAGTTGAGAGGCGAATGTGAGGTTCGTGATGACAGAATGCGAGCTTACTATGATAGGATGCAGCAGCTCAAGGAAAAGTTTGAAGAATTGAAAATAATACAAGTACCCCGGGAAGAAAATCGAAGGGCTGACTTGCTAGCGAGGATGGCCAGCGCCGTTGAACAATCGTGGAATGACGAAATCACACTCTTGTTTGAACCAAAGAAGAGCCCAGGGACTCAAGTCTGCGCCGTCGAAGTGGGGAATGATTGGCGAGTCCCAATTATTCATTTCTTACGTACGGGAGAAAGAATGGAGGGAGACACAGCAAAATACGCTAGATATGAAAACTTCTGTTTGATCAACAACCagctttataagagatcttTCACGAACCCGTTCCTTAAATGCTTATCAGCGGAGGAGGCAGAATTCGCCCTAAAGGAAATCCATCAGGGATGCTGTGGAAACCATGCAGGATACAAAGACCTGACCAGAAAAATCATCAGAGCAGGCTTTTACTGGCCTGGCATCGACAGGGATACCAAAGCTTATGTAAAGAAGTGCGAATCTTGCCAAAGACATGCGCCAAGGATTAACGTCCCTGGGGAAGAAATGGGGGTGATGTACTCGGCGTATCCTTTCGACAAATGGGGAATTGATATCGTGGGTAAACTGCCAACAGCGCCGGGAGGAAAATGTTTCTTGATAGTGGCAGTAGACTATTTCTCGAAATGGGTGGAGGCAGAGGCTGTAACAAGGGTGGATGAGACCACCGTCGAAAAATTCATCTGGAAAAATATCTGTTGCAGATACGGGGTGCCCAGAGTTCTAATATCAGATAATGGAGCACAGTTCACTAGTCAAAGAATCGAGGATTTTTGTTCAAGGATGGACATCGAGCAGAGATTCGTCTCAGTAGCCCATCCCCAAGCCAATGGTCAAGTCGAGCTGGCTAACCGCACTATCTGCGAGGGAATCAAGAAAAGACTAGAAAGAAGCAGGGGACGATGGGCAGAGGAATTGGACACGGTCTTGTGGGCGCTGCGTACCAGTCCCAAAACAGCCACAGGTGAAGCCCCGTTCACTTTGGTTTATGGCTCAAATGCGGTCATTCCAGCAGAGGTAAGGTTAGAATCACATCGGATTTGTACATATGATCCGGTGCAGAATGAAGAACTGCGCAGGCTTGAACTGGACCTCATAGATCTAAAGCGAGAAGAAGCCCAGGTCAAGGCTGCCAAGTACAAAAGCATCATTAAAGCAGGGTATGATAAGAAGGTCAAGCAGCGCCGATTCCAGAAAGGCGATCTAGTACTCAAGCGCGCGGATGCTCTGAAAGCTACCGGGAAATTTGAAGCTAACTGGGAAGGACCATATATCATCACCGAGGTCTTAAAGGGCGGAGCCTATCATCTGTCTGATCAGGAGGGGGGAGTTCTCGAGAGGCCGTGGAACATCAATCACCTCAAGAAATTCTATGTGTGA